A single genomic interval of Aureliella helgolandensis harbors:
- a CDS encoding BON domain-containing protein — MATTTSSTNRPEALLQRVDTALKGSPHLMGRQVFCQAESGIVVLHGRVGSFFQKQMAQEALRKLAGVEKVINELEVEWMASVGDH, encoded by the coding sequence GTGGCAACCACGACTTCTTCAACCAACCGTCCTGAAGCCCTCCTTCAGCGCGTAGATACAGCCCTCAAGGGGAGTCCGCACCTCATGGGACGCCAAGTTTTCTGTCAAGCGGAGTCGGGCATCGTCGTCCTACACGGCCGCGTCGGATCTTTCTTTCAAAAGCAGATGGCTCAAGAAGCATTGCGCAAGCTAGCCGGTGTCGAGAAAGTCATCAACGAGTTGGAAGTCGAATGGATGGCTTCTGTCGGCGACCACTGA
- the tpx gene encoding thiol peroxidase: MARAGIITFKGSPMTLLGNEVAVGSAAPEFTLHFFEGGLKTLTKADLAGKPTLLSIVPSLDTGVCQIQTKRFNQELGALGDSVNSVTVSRDLPFAQNRFCGAEDVKQMKVGSDYQSGKFGEDFGVMIDELKLHARSVFVLDSQGKVVYTEIVPEVTNEPNYDAALAALKGAS; this comes from the coding sequence ATGGCCAGAGCTGGAATCATCACGTTCAAGGGAAGCCCCATGACCCTATTGGGCAACGAAGTTGCGGTTGGTTCAGCCGCACCCGAGTTCACCTTGCACTTTTTTGAAGGTGGCTTGAAAACGCTGACCAAAGCCGACTTAGCGGGCAAGCCAACCCTCCTGTCGATCGTTCCCAGCCTCGATACAGGCGTTTGCCAGATCCAAACCAAGCGATTCAACCAAGAGTTGGGTGCGTTGGGCGATAGTGTCAATTCGGTGACCGTTAGCCGCGATCTTCCCTTCGCTCAAAATCGCTTCTGTGGCGCAGAAGACGTCAAGCAAATGAAGGTTGGCAGCGATTATCAAAGTGGGAAGTTTGGTGAAGATTTCGGGGTCATGATTGACGAGCTTAAGCTGCACGCTCGCAGCGTGTTCGTGCTCGACAGCCAAGGCAAAGTGGTCTACACGGAAATCGTGCCAGAAGTCACCAACGAACCCAACTACGACGCTGCCCTGGCCGCGCTCAAAGGCGCATCCTAG
- a CDS encoding RNA recognition motif domain-containing protein: protein MTNIYVGNLSFRATEEDVRNAFAQHGEVASVNIIMDRETGRSRGFAFVEMPDSAEAEAAIEAVNGQEIAGRGVSANEARPREERPRGGGGGRGGYGGDRGGDRGQGGGGYGGDRGGDRGGYGGGRDRY, encoded by the coding sequence GTGACGAATATCTACGTCGGCAACTTGTCGTTCCGAGCTACTGAAGAAGATGTGCGAAATGCATTTGCACAGCACGGGGAAGTTGCATCGGTTAATATCATTATGGATCGGGAAACGGGCCGTTCACGTGGCTTCGCCTTTGTCGAAATGCCCGATAGCGCCGAAGCTGAAGCTGCAATTGAAGCAGTGAATGGACAGGAGATTGCCGGGCGCGGTGTCTCTGCCAACGAAGCCCGCCCGCGAGAAGAACGCCCACGTGGCGGCGGCGGTGGACGTGGTGGCTACGGTGGAGACCGTGGTGGCGACCGAGGACAGGGAGGCGGTGGATACGGCGGGGACCGTGGTGGCGACCGAGGTGGATATGGTGGCGGTCGAGACCGCTATTGA
- the alaS gene encoding alanine--tRNA ligase — translation MKTDELREKYLAYFQSQGHSRQPSDVLVPTWDPSVLFTPAGMNQFKDHFLGKVKLDFTRATTCQKCLRTGDIDNVGRTAYHHTFFEMLGNFSFGDYFKQEAVEWAWEFLTSPKWLAIDPARLKVTVYKDDNEAANIWHEKIGLPTSRISRMEEDENFWPASAPSLGPDGVCGPCSEIYYQLDNGKDVEIWNLVFTQFNRIGDPPDNLRPLPSKNIDTGMGLERTASVLQNVPTNYHIDILMPIVQAAAEVCSVHYEYESDNGRRLRRITDHVRACTFAVHENILPGPKKARYVIKRLLRRAVLDGHQMGLRDPFLHQLVPAVASAMQSAYPELSETVTRVSEIICKEESDFFSTIGGGLERIEKVFATMTSSGSVMVDGSEAANLYQTYGVPPELFQAIAAERNLTFDWDGYREEMKKHEEVSGGGRSELFQTGPIETLKEALRFTEFVGYDATQTSSVVKGIIVGEGSSERLVNEVAASAEPVRVILDRSPFYGEGGGQVGDSGTLESQGVRVEIEDTQRAGELLIHVGKVVSGKLSEGLEVTAAVDLDRRDAIRRAHSATHILHHALQSIVGAHAQQQGSKVDEDWLRFDFTNQQSLSDEEVASIEAMVAQNVQLAAPISWKTVPLVEAREAGAMMLFGEKYPDPVRMVSMGEFSRELCGGTHLTNTGQVEEFEVIAEESVSAGTRRVVALTGQRAKQYREEVQSVLSQAAEVLNCVPASVHTQVQELAQAVRGLKKQLAGGGEGTAKSVASSAAKPASKSLSYLEQRTILRDAARLLNVSTGELVSRITTLQEEFAKLQQQVEQLSSSGGVSAESLLEQATVVYGAAVVVAQTPGATPNLMRQWIDQIRQKSTMPTAVLFASQVGDDKVLLVAGVSRDLVAKGVSAGKWIGKVAPVVGGGGGGKPDLAQAGGKLPAKIPEALEAAVESMKTMLA, via the coding sequence ATGAAAACAGATGAACTACGCGAAAAGTACCTAGCTTATTTCCAGTCGCAGGGGCACTCCCGTCAGCCCAGCGATGTGCTGGTACCGACCTGGGATCCCTCTGTTCTCTTTACCCCGGCCGGGATGAATCAGTTTAAGGATCACTTTTTGGGGAAGGTGAAGCTCGATTTTACCCGGGCGACGACATGCCAAAAGTGCCTGAGGACTGGGGACATCGACAATGTGGGCCGCACTGCCTATCACCATACCTTCTTCGAAATGCTCGGGAATTTCAGCTTCGGAGATTATTTTAAGCAGGAAGCAGTCGAATGGGCTTGGGAGTTCTTGACCAGTCCTAAATGGCTCGCAATTGATCCGGCCCGATTGAAGGTTACCGTCTACAAAGACGACAACGAAGCAGCCAATATATGGCATGAGAAAATCGGCCTGCCCACCTCGCGTATTTCGCGGATGGAGGAGGATGAAAACTTCTGGCCAGCCAGTGCGCCTAGCTTGGGACCCGATGGGGTCTGCGGACCGTGTAGCGAAATCTACTACCAGCTCGATAACGGCAAGGATGTTGAAATCTGGAACTTGGTGTTCACACAGTTCAACCGGATTGGCGATCCACCCGACAATCTTCGTCCCCTGCCGAGCAAGAATATCGACACCGGAATGGGATTGGAACGCACCGCTAGCGTGCTGCAGAACGTTCCGACCAACTACCATATCGATATTCTGATGCCTATTGTGCAAGCCGCTGCTGAGGTTTGTTCGGTGCACTACGAATACGAAAGCGACAATGGACGGCGACTGCGTCGGATTACCGACCATGTCCGCGCGTGTACCTTTGCTGTGCATGAGAACATCTTGCCAGGCCCCAAAAAGGCTCGCTACGTCATTAAGCGACTCCTGCGTCGAGCGGTGCTGGACGGTCATCAAATGGGACTCCGCGATCCGTTCTTGCATCAGCTGGTTCCAGCGGTTGCAAGCGCCATGCAGTCTGCGTATCCCGAGTTAAGCGAGACGGTGACGCGCGTTTCCGAAATTATTTGCAAAGAGGAAAGCGATTTCTTCTCCACCATCGGCGGTGGTCTGGAGCGGATCGAAAAGGTATTCGCTACTATGACGAGCAGCGGCAGCGTGATGGTGGATGGTAGCGAAGCCGCCAACCTCTATCAGACCTATGGAGTCCCTCCAGAGTTGTTTCAAGCCATTGCAGCTGAACGCAATTTGACGTTCGACTGGGACGGCTACCGCGAAGAAATGAAGAAGCATGAAGAGGTCAGTGGCGGTGGACGCAGCGAATTGTTCCAAACCGGCCCGATCGAAACGTTGAAAGAAGCCTTGCGTTTCACCGAGTTCGTCGGCTATGACGCAACGCAGACGTCGTCGGTCGTGAAGGGGATTATCGTCGGCGAAGGAAGCTCGGAACGCTTGGTCAACGAAGTTGCTGCTTCGGCCGAACCGGTGCGAGTCATCTTGGATCGCTCCCCATTCTACGGCGAAGGCGGAGGGCAAGTCGGTGACTCCGGGACTCTTGAATCGCAAGGTGTCCGAGTGGAAATCGAGGATACGCAACGCGCTGGTGAACTATTGATCCATGTGGGGAAGGTTGTCTCGGGCAAGCTCTCTGAAGGTCTGGAGGTCACTGCTGCGGTTGATCTCGACCGACGCGATGCGATCCGACGCGCCCACTCAGCCACACACATCTTGCATCACGCGCTGCAGTCCATCGTCGGGGCTCACGCGCAGCAGCAGGGTAGTAAAGTGGATGAGGATTGGTTGCGATTCGATTTTACCAATCAGCAGTCACTGTCCGATGAGGAAGTGGCGAGTATCGAAGCTATGGTGGCGCAGAACGTGCAACTGGCAGCTCCCATTTCCTGGAAGACAGTACCATTGGTCGAAGCCCGTGAGGCGGGGGCCATGATGCTGTTCGGGGAAAAATATCCTGACCCAGTGCGGATGGTTAGCATGGGGGAATTCTCTCGTGAGCTATGCGGTGGAACGCATTTAACCAACACCGGCCAGGTCGAAGAGTTTGAAGTGATCGCCGAGGAGAGCGTTTCGGCCGGCACGCGGCGAGTCGTAGCGCTGACCGGACAGCGCGCAAAGCAGTATCGAGAGGAAGTGCAGTCCGTACTCTCTCAAGCGGCCGAAGTCCTCAACTGCGTGCCAGCCTCCGTTCATACGCAAGTTCAGGAGTTGGCCCAAGCGGTCCGTGGGCTCAAGAAGCAATTGGCCGGAGGGGGGGAGGGAACGGCAAAATCGGTTGCTAGTTCCGCCGCCAAGCCCGCTTCTAAAAGCCTCAGCTATCTGGAGCAGCGAACCATTCTGCGAGATGCGGCGCGGTTGCTGAACGTCTCTACGGGCGAACTGGTTTCGCGAATCACGACCTTGCAGGAAGAGTTTGCCAAGCTTCAGCAGCAAGTGGAGCAACTTTCGTCGAGCGGTGGAGTGTCGGCCGAGTCGCTGTTGGAGCAGGCTACCGTGGTCTACGGAGCTGCCGTGGTCGTCGCCCAAACACCCGGAGCGACTCCCAATCTAATGCGTCAATGGATCGATCAAATTCGTCAGAAAAGCACGATGCCCACCGCGGTATTGTTCGCCAGCCAGGTTGGCGACGATAAGGTGTTGTTGGTCGCCGGGGTGAGTCGGGATTTGGTGGCTAAGGGAGTTAGTGCGGGAAAATGGATCGGTAAAGTTGCTCCAGTCGTCGGTGGCGGCGGTGGTGGAAAACCGGATCTTGCGCAAGCTGGTGGGAAGCTGCCTGCCAAAATTCCTGAAGCACTGGAAGCGGCGGTGGAGTCAATGAAGACGATGCTTGCCTAG
- a CDS encoding trypsin-like peptidase domain-containing protein — translation MMHLNSNARHCGWWQHQPFFRWVMTSCCVLTMLFAHGGPPLAAQVISTDSTSNFPVLNALEEATVSTIATAGQSVVAIARVPKKQAPSAQAGALRLGGDFSFFESPESPDYIPAFFGSGVVLTEDGLLVTCGHVLGDPQRNDYYVWLDKRSYPAEVVAKPARVFAFDPFSDLAVLKIDATGLQPIRVNPSRELRKGQFVVALGNPEAVARDGQASASWGIISNLRRVAPAVAESNPAASRETVHQYGTLIQTDARLSLGTSGGALINLHGEMVGLTTSLVAVEGNADAAGFAIAVDQLFLRVIESLKLGRLPEYGFLGIQPEELRIADRRRGFSGAKIVSVLQGLPGEQAGLQAEDIVFQINDETITDRNGLFRELAKVGAGESLQMHVQRPVSRGGTPRVLVLTAKLGKKFVATHRPGYALNTPKQWRGMLVEYATAIPAAVLAGGRVGGQGGGAAARLGVLSVDPGTPAWESGLRPGYGILEVDGQPVNNPDEFYAAVEGSVGDVSILVVPATGSSRTLRIADSPPEN, via the coding sequence ATGATGCACTTGAATTCCAATGCGCGGCATTGCGGCTGGTGGCAACACCAGCCCTTTTTTCGTTGGGTGATGACGTCGTGTTGCGTTCTGACCATGCTGTTCGCCCATGGGGGACCTCCCCTCGCGGCCCAGGTGATTTCCACCGATTCGACGAGTAATTTCCCCGTGCTTAACGCGTTGGAAGAGGCCACGGTATCTACAATTGCAACTGCGGGGCAGAGTGTGGTGGCCATTGCACGCGTCCCGAAGAAGCAGGCGCCGAGTGCCCAAGCGGGGGCGTTGCGATTGGGGGGCGATTTTTCTTTCTTCGAATCGCCGGAGAGTCCTGATTACATTCCCGCCTTCTTCGGGAGTGGCGTGGTTCTCACTGAGGACGGATTGCTCGTTACCTGTGGCCATGTGCTGGGAGATCCCCAACGCAATGACTACTACGTTTGGCTGGATAAGCGTAGCTATCCCGCCGAAGTGGTTGCCAAGCCAGCTCGCGTCTTTGCCTTCGATCCGTTTAGTGATCTGGCGGTGTTGAAGATCGATGCAACTGGTCTCCAACCCATTCGAGTCAATCCGTCTCGCGAATTGCGTAAAGGGCAGTTCGTCGTTGCGCTGGGCAATCCAGAAGCGGTGGCGCGCGATGGTCAGGCCAGTGCAAGTTGGGGCATCATTTCGAATTTGCGCCGCGTAGCGCCAGCGGTAGCTGAATCGAATCCGGCCGCGAGTCGCGAGACGGTGCACCAGTACGGAACGCTGATTCAAACCGATGCGCGACTTAGCCTGGGCACCAGCGGTGGAGCGTTGATAAACCTGCATGGTGAGATGGTGGGGCTCACCACGTCCCTCGTCGCGGTAGAGGGGAATGCTGACGCCGCAGGCTTTGCCATTGCCGTCGATCAATTGTTCCTGCGAGTCATCGAATCGCTGAAATTGGGGCGTTTGCCCGAATATGGTTTCTTGGGAATTCAGCCTGAAGAGTTGCGTATCGCGGACCGTCGCCGAGGTTTTTCCGGCGCTAAAATCGTCTCGGTGCTGCAAGGATTGCCGGGGGAGCAGGCCGGTTTGCAAGCTGAGGATATTGTCTTTCAAATCAATGATGAGACGATTACCGATCGCAATGGATTGTTTCGAGAGCTAGCTAAGGTGGGGGCAGGAGAATCGTTGCAGATGCACGTGCAGCGCCCCGTTTCTCGAGGAGGCACACCGCGGGTCTTAGTCTTGACGGCAAAGCTAGGGAAAAAGTTTGTGGCAACCCATCGCCCTGGGTATGCGCTGAACACCCCCAAACAGTGGCGTGGAATGCTGGTGGAATACGCCACAGCAATTCCGGCTGCTGTGTTGGCTGGAGGCAGGGTAGGGGGGCAAGGGGGGGGCGCGGCTGCTCGACTAGGCGTGCTGTCGGTCGATCCTGGTACGCCGGCTTGGGAGTCGGGACTTCGCCCCGGCTATGGCATCTTGGAAGTGGATGGGCAACCTGTGAACAATCCCGACGAGTTCTACGCTGCGGTTGAAGGTTCCGTGGGGGATGTTTCGATATTGGTAGTGCCTGCCACCGGAAGTTCGCGCACGCTGCGCATTGCAGATTCGCCTCCCGAGAATTGA
- the recA gene encoding recombinase RecA, with protein sequence MAKKKTNASKKGGSQGPEGMDAVYKREPGLRNTLEQIEKQFGQGSIMPLGGEALLKIEGVTTGSLSLDLALGGMGVPRGRIIEIFGPESSGKTTLALHICAEAQKAGGIGAIIDAEHAFDPSWAKKLGVELDTLLVSQPGCGEEGLQIVEHLVKSNAVDVIVIDSVAALVPRAELDGEIGQSHVGLQARLMSQSMRKLTGAIAKSKTVVIFINQIREKVGVMFGSPETTPGGRALKFYCSCRIDVRRIGSLKDGDEVVGQRVRCKIVKNKVAPPFRIAEFDMMHNSGISYEGDLLDVGTEHKVVTRSGAWFKYNDTYLGQGKEKARAFLLENKELAETIRELIMAAGGYAGPEGKEVAEEVEEKEAELADS encoded by the coding sequence ATGGCCAAGAAGAAAACAAACGCGTCGAAAAAGGGCGGTTCCCAGGGCCCAGAGGGAATGGATGCCGTTTACAAACGCGAGCCAGGGCTGCGGAATACGCTGGAGCAGATTGAGAAGCAGTTTGGTCAGGGATCAATTATGCCGCTCGGTGGCGAAGCCCTGCTGAAGATCGAAGGGGTTACCACCGGCAGCCTGTCGCTGGACTTGGCTCTGGGGGGCATGGGCGTTCCGCGAGGACGGATCATCGAGATCTTCGGCCCCGAATCGAGTGGGAAGACGACTTTAGCGCTGCACATCTGCGCTGAAGCTCAGAAGGCGGGCGGGATCGGTGCAATTATCGATGCGGAGCATGCATTTGATCCAAGCTGGGCGAAGAAGCTGGGGGTGGAGCTCGATACCCTGCTCGTTTCACAGCCCGGCTGCGGTGAAGAGGGGTTGCAGATCGTTGAGCATTTGGTGAAGAGCAACGCGGTGGATGTCATCGTAATTGACTCCGTAGCTGCCTTGGTTCCACGCGCAGAGTTGGATGGTGAGATTGGTCAATCTCATGTGGGGCTGCAGGCTCGATTGATGAGCCAATCGATGCGTAAGCTGACCGGCGCGATCGCAAAGAGCAAGACGGTTGTCATCTTTATCAACCAGATTCGCGAGAAGGTTGGGGTGATGTTTGGCAGTCCTGAAACCACACCGGGAGGTCGTGCGTTGAAGTTCTACTGCTCGTGCCGAATCGATGTTCGCCGGATTGGCAGTCTCAAGGATGGGGACGAGGTCGTTGGGCAGCGAGTGCGCTGCAAGATCGTCAAGAATAAGGTTGCCCCGCCGTTTCGCATTGCCGAATTCGATATGATGCACAACTCGGGAATCAGCTACGAGGGCGATTTGCTCGACGTGGGGACTGAGCACAAGGTTGTGACTCGGAGCGGTGCTTGGTTCAAATACAATGACACCTACCTTGGGCAAGGCAAGGAGAAGGCGCGGGCCTTCTTGCTGGAGAACAAGGAGTTGGCCGAAACGATTCGCGAGCTGATTATGGCGGCTGGCGGTTATGCGGGCCCCGAAGGTAAGGAAGTCGCGGAAGAAGTTGAGGAAAAAGAAGCCGAGCTGGCCGATAGCTGA
- the rpsP gene encoding 30S ribosomal protein S16, with product MAVRIRLKKMGRKARPFFRVCVVDSRAPRDGKVIEELGYYDPMVRDTDARAILTGERIDYWLSVGAEPSDKVGVLIKKYGTNGSHLEQQKAALARLKSKVRPTAVAPVSAAPAEEAPVAESAEA from the coding sequence GTGGCAGTTCGTATTCGCTTAAAGAAAATGGGCCGCAAGGCTCGGCCGTTTTTCCGTGTTTGTGTGGTTGATTCCCGCGCCCCTCGTGACGGGAAGGTCATTGAGGAGCTTGGCTACTATGACCCGATGGTACGTGATACCGATGCACGAGCGATTTTGACCGGCGAGCGAATCGACTACTGGTTGAGTGTAGGGGCTGAGCCTAGCGATAAAGTGGGTGTTTTGATCAAGAAGTATGGCACCAACGGCTCGCATCTTGAGCAGCAGAAGGCGGCTCTCGCGCGATTGAAGAGCAAGGTCCGGCCGACGGCAGTTGCGCCCGTTTCGGCAGCTCCTGCAGAAGAGGCCCCCGTCGCTGAAAGCGCCGAGGCCTAA
- the ffh gene encoding signal recognition particle protein: protein MFESLSDGLQSAFKSIRGKGKLTEANMRDGLQMVEQAMLEADVSYQVVQDFMAKVTQAAMGQKVLLSLRPHEELVRIVHQELIEILGPVDVSIPIKAGQVTVLMLCGLQGAGKTTTCGKLSQLLKEQKASPFLVAADLQRPAAIQQLHTLGEQLGVPVYSDLNEQDPVKVCRAGVAKAKEQGANVVILDTAGRLAIDDELMKQLCEIDKKIGPDQVYLVVDGMTGQDAVNSASAFNSALELDGVIMTKLDGDARGGALLSVKHVTQVPVKFIGTGEHLDALEAFRPEGMAGRILEMGDIVAVAQEAHRIIDDGEREKLEARMASGQFTLEDFRGVLEKIAKPGLMQKMMSLMPGMGDMKKMLAGGDTDGEVRKMLGVIDSMTTHERRNWKLIDTPRRQRIAQGAGVQPTVVNALIKQFSIIMPMMQMAAGGNSRDRMQMMQQMQSSMMSGDPSMGGMKLKKGTGKRLNPKEKARLQRERDKLLRKQKRKK, encoded by the coding sequence ATGTTTGAATCACTGTCCGATGGACTTCAATCTGCCTTTAAATCGATTCGCGGCAAGGGCAAGTTAACCGAAGCCAACATGCGCGATGGCCTGCAAATGGTTGAGCAGGCGATGTTGGAAGCTGACGTGAGCTACCAAGTCGTCCAAGATTTTATGGCGAAGGTGACTCAAGCAGCAATGGGACAGAAGGTGTTGCTGTCCCTGCGGCCACACGAGGAATTGGTGCGCATTGTTCACCAAGAGCTGATTGAGATTCTGGGGCCGGTCGATGTTTCGATTCCAATTAAGGCTGGGCAAGTCACGGTTTTGATGCTGTGCGGGCTTCAAGGGGCCGGGAAAACTACCACTTGCGGTAAACTTTCCCAGCTACTCAAAGAGCAGAAGGCCTCTCCGTTTCTCGTCGCGGCTGACCTACAGCGCCCAGCGGCCATTCAACAATTGCACACTTTGGGTGAGCAGTTGGGGGTGCCGGTCTATAGCGACCTGAATGAGCAAGATCCGGTCAAGGTCTGCCGGGCTGGGGTTGCCAAAGCGAAGGAGCAGGGAGCCAACGTCGTCATTTTGGACACGGCCGGCCGCCTCGCAATCGACGACGAGTTGATGAAGCAGTTATGCGAAATCGACAAGAAGATTGGTCCAGACCAGGTCTATCTCGTCGTGGACGGCATGACGGGGCAGGACGCCGTTAACAGTGCTTCTGCGTTCAATTCCGCTCTGGAGTTGGACGGGGTGATCATGACCAAACTCGATGGCGACGCCCGCGGCGGAGCCTTGTTGAGCGTAAAGCATGTGACGCAAGTGCCGGTCAAGTTTATCGGAACTGGAGAGCATTTAGACGCCTTGGAGGCGTTCCGGCCCGAGGGGATGGCGGGACGCATCCTGGAGATGGGAGACATCGTAGCGGTCGCTCAGGAAGCGCACCGCATTATCGACGATGGAGAGCGTGAGAAGCTTGAGGCCAGAATGGCATCGGGACAATTCACGCTGGAAGATTTCCGAGGGGTGCTCGAGAAAATCGCCAAGCCGGGGCTCATGCAGAAAATGATGAGCTTGATGCCCGGCATGGGAGACATGAAGAAGATGCTCGCCGGCGGGGATACCGACGGTGAGGTGCGGAAAATGCTGGGGGTGATCGACTCGATGACCACTCACGAACGTCGCAATTGGAAGCTGATCGACACGCCACGCCGCCAGCGCATTGCACAAGGGGCGGGGGTGCAACCGACTGTCGTCAATGCACTTATTAAACAATTTTCGATCATCATGCCGATGATGCAGATGGCGGCCGGCGGTAATTCGCGAGATCGCATGCAAATGATGCAGCAAATGCAGAGTAGTATGATGTCTGGCGATCCCTCGATGGGGGGTATGAAGCTTAAGAAGGGGACGGGGAAGCGTTTGAATCCCAAAGAGAAGGCCAGACTGCAGCGCGAGCGAGACAAGCTTCTGCGGAAACAGAAACGCAAGAAGTAA
- a CDS encoding alkaline phosphatase has product MKLNLRTKNLRRHGLAIALLSCLAAPSALHAKDPIADLQAEAITTGKAEFGHWGPNKDKYSSWTTHSNRLIPVYSFGGNLDQVSGENSVYRSAEGLTKLYGTLPPETLNPQAEYFDQTDVYRLQEMAAAAGKKHIVLFVFDGMDWQTTRAAAIAKSGAVKYDEGRGTGLYIQDYAGTETDFGYCVTSPHNNGTSVSVDKQRVTNPGGKTLGGYDPARGGEFPWSEFPDANYPISAGDDENKHAYTDSSSSATSLTSGIKTYNNAVNVDFAGREALSIARKLQADGFATGAVTSVPISHATPASAYASNVHRGDYQDITRDLLGLPSIFHPGGLPGLDVLIGAGWGETAEKDGGQGENFVPGNKYLTTADQQLADVANGGNYVIAERTAGQPGPDVLNAGVQAAIENKQRLLGYFGASKGHLPFQTADGGYNPVANTGNASSAKAESYSSADIEENVTLSQMTTAALEVLDARSERWWLMIEAGDVDWGNHSNNIDNSIGAVLSGDMAFKTLVDWVDAQDGWEETFVVVTSDHGHYLVLDQPELLAQ; this is encoded by the coding sequence ATGAAACTTAATTTACGGACCAAGAACTTGCGACGTCATGGATTGGCCATCGCCCTGCTCTCCTGCCTGGCCGCTCCCTCCGCTCTCCACGCAAAAGACCCCATCGCCGACCTGCAGGCAGAGGCAATCACCACCGGCAAAGCCGAGTTTGGACATTGGGGTCCCAACAAGGACAAGTACTCTTCCTGGACGACGCATTCCAATCGCCTGATTCCGGTTTACTCCTTTGGCGGGAATTTAGATCAAGTCAGTGGCGAAAACAGCGTATATCGTTCGGCCGAGGGCCTCACCAAACTCTACGGCACCCTTCCTCCGGAGACTCTCAATCCGCAGGCCGAGTACTTCGATCAAACGGACGTCTACCGCCTGCAAGAAATGGCGGCCGCGGCAGGCAAAAAGCATATCGTGTTGTTCGTGTTCGATGGGATGGATTGGCAAACCACCCGGGCGGCTGCCATTGCCAAGAGCGGCGCGGTCAAATACGACGAAGGCCGCGGAACAGGACTCTACATCCAAGACTACGCAGGCACGGAAACCGATTTCGGCTACTGCGTTACCAGCCCACACAACAACGGCACTTCGGTCAGTGTGGACAAGCAACGGGTGACGAATCCTGGCGGTAAAACCCTAGGGGGTTACGATCCGGCACGCGGCGGAGAGTTTCCCTGGTCGGAATTCCCCGATGCCAATTACCCAATTTCAGCTGGCGACGACGAGAACAAGCATGCCTACACAGACTCCTCCTCGTCTGCGACCTCGCTGACCAGCGGCATCAAGACGTACAACAACGCCGTCAACGTCGATTTCGCAGGCCGTGAAGCACTTAGCATCGCACGCAAGTTGCAAGCGGATGGGTTTGCGACGGGAGCCGTGACCAGCGTTCCTATTAGCCACGCAACTCCAGCATCTGCCTACGCCAGCAATGTCCACCGTGGCGATTACCAAGACATCACCCGCGACTTGCTTGGCCTCCCTTCAATCTTCCACCCAGGCGGCCTGCCAGGGCTCGACGTATTAATCGGTGCAGGCTGGGGAGAAACGGCTGAGAAGGATGGCGGGCAAGGTGAAAATTTTGTGCCAGGAAACAAGTACCTTACGACGGCCGATCAACAACTCGCCGACGTGGCCAACGGAGGTAACTATGTGATCGCCGAACGCACCGCCGGCCAACCTGGCCCGGACGTCCTGAACGCGGGTGTCCAAGCCGCCATCGAGAACAAGCAACGGCTGCTCGGTTATTTCGGCGCGAGCAAGGGGCACCTTCCCTTCCAAACCGCCGACGGAGGCTATAACCCGGTCGCCAACACAGGAAATGCCAGCTCTGCGAAAGCGGAAAGCTACTCTTCCGCTGACATCGAAGAGAACGTGACACTCAGCCAAATGACGACTGCTGCACTGGAAGTGCTAGACGCTCGCAGCGAGCGATGGTGGTTGATGATCGAAGCTGGCGACGTCGATTGGGGCAACCACTCCAACAACATCGACAACTCCATCGGTGCCGTCCTGAGCGGTGACATGGCTTTCAAGACGTTAGTCGATTGGGTCGACGCCCAAGACGGCTGGGAGGAAACCTTTGTCGTGGTAACCAGCGATCACGGGCACTACCTGGTGCTCGACCAACCTGAATTGCTGGCCCAATAA
- a CDS encoding P-II family nitrogen regulator codes for MKLIIAIIQPNCLEAVKLALTDVEVFRLTVLDCQGFGRQKGQLTARRVPDSAVNLLRKVQLQIAVNDEFVEPTVSAILGAAKSSDKGQIGDGKVFVLPMDDCVRIRTGERGPDAI; via the coding sequence GTGAAGCTCATCATCGCAATTATTCAGCCCAATTGTCTCGAAGCGGTCAAGTTGGCTTTGACCGACGTGGAGGTCTTCCGGCTGACGGTCCTCGATTGCCAAGGCTTCGGGCGTCAGAAAGGGCAGTTGACCGCACGCCGCGTCCCCGATTCGGCCGTGAATCTGCTGCGCAAGGTCCAACTGCAGATTGCCGTGAACGATGAGTTCGTAGAGCCTACGGTGTCGGCCATTTTGGGGGCGGCCAAGTCTAGCGACAAAGGCCAGATCGGCGATGGGAAAGTCTTTGTGCTGCCCATGGATGACTGTGTTCGGATTCGCACCGGAGAACGCGGTCCCGACGCCATCTGA